Genomic segment of Dromaius novaehollandiae isolate bDroNov1 chromosome 6, bDroNov1.hap1, whole genome shotgun sequence:
cactgcttaAACAGGAGCTGGTAGGAGAAAAGCACCACGATGGCCTCCAGCTCGTGTAGGAACGAGTAGGAACAGAAAGTCCCTCGGTGCCCGGCCTGGTTAGCAGGGTCAGATGCTGCTAAAAACCTCCAGGTTTTACACGTAAGGAGCGAACGATCTTTGACAGAGGTCAAGTGAACCGAGCCCAGAAGGTATTTGGGGAAGGGCTGGCAGAGGGCGACGCAGCGGCATAAACTACTGTTTCCTCGGGTGCCCTCCTAGCACCGATTACCCTTTGCTTGACGTGCTCTTTGGGCAGCAGCTTACTTGTGCAAAACGAGTAGGAAATACGGCGTTTGGAGACCCGGACTCCCACGTCGTGCCTGACAAGTTGGCCAATTAGGTCCAAAAGTTACCGAGGGAGCTAACAGCTAGATGGCTTTCTTTGGAAAAcgggaggaaaaaaggggtaAGAAGGCCAACGTTTTTTTCTCGCTGGCTTTCACACAGAGGACTGAAGCGGTATTTAGCGTGCTGCATTTCTACGGGCGGTTCCAGGGAGCAGCTGACGCTGCTCATAAAACCTGGACGCCAGCAgacagctttgcagaaaacagCTTTCCCACCTGCGGCTGGAGAGATCCTggataaaaagcaaaacatgttGATTCGCTCTAACATTTACCTCCTTGGGGATTTGCCCAGGCTGTAGGATACACCAGACTCGCTCCTCCGAAAGCTCGCTCCCAAAATAATTCCCCTTTTATCTGCAGCTAACAGCCgccccttttcccccagcttttaGCTGCTCCAGCTGTTTCTCTCTATTCCTTCGCAGGCAGAAGATTTCCTCCGGTTCCAGGGTCAGCAAAAGAGCAGCTTTTTGCCGTTCCTTTAGGAGGGTTTGTAGCTTTATGGCTGTGATTTGCTCGGTGAAAGGCTCAGGCAGGTTTACGCACTACATGAGAGGCGTAAAAGCCTCCGATCCCTGTGCCGCAGGAGCTGGGTAAGGGCATCGCGCGCCTCCCGGGCCGCGGAAAGGCTTTCGCGGGCCTTCTCGCCGGGTTAACCGGGGCAGCCCCTCACCTGCGATCTCGTTCTCCTCCAGCTCGACGGTCTCGAGGGTGCCGACGGCGGCCAGCGGCTCGGGGAAGTGCCGGAAGCGGTTGCGGGAGAGGTTGATGGCGCGGAGGTGCAGCAGGGACCGCACCTCCTCGGGCAGCCGGTGCAGGTAGTTCCCCTCCAGGTTCAGCTCTGCGCgtcggggaggggagaggggaaaagcggCTGAGAAGCCCCAAAAAAGCCACGGGTCCGCGCGGCCGCAAGATCCTTCAGCGGGGACCGCCAAAGGGGGTTTTCTCCCCGCGACGGGCGCCGAAGCAGCGGGGATCCGGCTCCCGCAGTCCTGCTCGCGGGAAACCCGATCTGCCGCGCGGGAATACCTCCCGGAGCGCCGAGCTCCCCGCGCTATAAATACCCCGGCGGCACCCCGGGAAGGCGAGCTTTGCCGCGCGGGAGGCAAGCGGTTCTCCCGGCCGGTGCGCGGGGAAGGGCGGCCCTCACCTCGCAGCTGGCTGAAGGTGGTGACGAAGCGGCCGGCGAGCGCCTTGAGCTCGTTGTTGGCCAGCGTGATGCGGTGGATGCCGCCGGCCACGCTCCGCATGGCCTTGTAGATGCCCACGGGGAAGGTCATCAGCTTGCACTCGGCCAGGTCTGCCGGAGAGAGGGGCGGCCGTGGCACCGAGCCGCTGCTCCCGAGCCATCCCCGATCCCCGTTTCGTGGGGCAGAGCCTCGCGGGAGCTTTACTTAGCCCCCGCGCGCCGGGACGCCCGATCCCGCCGGGACGCCCGACTCACCCAGCGAGTCGCCCTGGTTCTCCACCGTGTCGTTGACCCTCCGGGCCACCCGGGCGACGGCTTCTCCCATCTTCTTCTGCATGCGGGCGGCTGGTCCCGGCGGGGAAGCGCTTCTGCGGGAGGACCTGCGGCAGGAGGCAGCGAGCGGGACGGTGACGCTCCCGGGCGAGGGGCGCTAAAAATAAACGCTCGGCGGGGCGAGTGCCGCCCGGCTGCTGGCGCCGGGTCAGGGAAACGGCGCCAACCCGCCTCGCTTCCTCCCTCCGGACCCTGCAGGGACCGGTTTCCCGTGCCCCCGGTGATGATCCGGCGCGTTGGTTCAGGTCGGCTCCGATGGGACAAGGTGTTTTGCCCCAAATGCTGCGCGtgcagcgccgggcgccccgggaTCCACCCCCTGCAGGGATCCGAGCCCCAAGGCGTCCTGCCAGGCCCCCAGGGGGGAACCAAGCGCCCCGGCCTCCCCCAAAGCCGCACCGCCCACCTTACCCGCAGGGGCGATcgctgcctccccgccgcggcggggcgggggcgggggggcaaaaTGGAGCTTCCCACGCCGGGAGTCGAACCCGGGCCGCCTGGGTGAAAACCAGGAATCCTCACCGCTAGACCACGTGGGAGCGGCGactcccgccccgcgccgccgccaacggccgccgccggggTGGGGTTGGGAGGGGGGaaggcggtgccggggcggggggggggggggggcagggccgcggcgcccctTCCCGTGGCGTCGCGCCGCgtggcaccgccccgccccgcgcgtctcgggccgggggggcggcggggtccccgggggccgcccccggcgggcggcgcgggggaggcgcgGCGGCGCGTCCCGCCTCCCGGCCTGCCTCGGCGGGGACAAAGGCGCGGGGCCATGGCGTCCGCCGGCGGCCACCAGCCGAGCCAGAGCCGCGCCATCCCCACGCGCACCGTGGCCATCAGCGACGCGGCGCAGCTACCTCACGACTACTGCACCACCCCCGGCGGCACCCTCTTCTCCACCACCCCCGGAGGTGAGCcgggaccccccgccccccccccccgggccgcccccccgggccgcgcctCCCCCTGCTTCCCTCAAGACGTTCCCTGAAGAAATAAAAGCCAACAGGGAGGCGGGatgcggcgggggtggggggcaggaccCCGCTGGCGGGCGCAGGCCCGGGCAGGCCGCGACATGGTGGCCGGGGCGAGGgtccgggcggcggcgggatggGCCGAGGGGCGGTGAGGGGCCGAGGGGCTCCCGCCACCGCGCCGGGGCCCGTCCGAGCCAGAGCCGAGGCCTCGCGTCCCGCTGCCCCGCTCACGCTCCCCTCGCGACGCGCTCCGGGCTTGGACGCGGCCGAGCTTGGCGGCGTCGAGCGTCGTCGCCGCGGACCAACGGTGGAGACGGCCGCCGCTCGTGACCGTGGCTCCCGGGAGCCGTGCCGAGCTCGAGAAAGGCTGCTCCGCTGTTAACTTGGGCTTCGCGGGAGGTGCCGCCGCTTCCCcgagggccgctgcgccctggcaggcccagcgCGGGTGCCACCTCCCGAAGGAGGGGTGCCCGGCCCCCCGAGCCTCCCTCCACGTCTGTCCCTGCTGCACAACCACTATTTCTTGCCTCTCCCTCCCCCAAGGCCATTAGTTGGGGTGGGCGCCTCCCGGCCAGCCATGCCTTGGGCCTCTGCCCCTCCACGGAGTTGTCCCACTGAGCCCGCAGACGGGgattttccccctctccttgaGCAGGCGAGCTTGCAGAGCCCCCGTGACCCCCGGGTCCGAGCCCTGAAGCTGTTTAGGACTATAACCTCATTAAACCTGGTGCTTTGCTGATGCAACGTGGCTTTAACTCTCTTGCAATGAGTAGGAATACACGCACACGCAACCAGAGGGGAATTCCTGGGAGGAGTGAAAAGAGAGGATGCGATACTCTAATGTTTACTGACTTGACGTTTCCCTAATCCTCAGGTCTGGTGTTTTATTTGCAACCAGGACGTGAATGGTGTTTTGCAGGAGACAAAGTATCTGGCTGCTGAGCAGCCGCCCATGGGCGAGAGGTTTGATGTGAACAATACACAGGATCAAACTGCGTGGCTGTGGCCAGCACAGTCTGTTTCTGAAGGCCGGCCGAGATGTGAAATATGTGGAGCCTATTGCCTAGAAAAACACCGTGCAACACACAAACACGCTGCTCGGATCTGCTTTAAACTAGCAGTGTGAGCCTTGGGTTTGTGCACAAACCCCTTCTAGAAGGAAAGAGcttgtgtgcatgcatatatgtatgtatatttatatatgtgtgtgcatataacaATTAACTAGGACATTACTTTTGCTAGTGTTCTGTATTTCTAAACATAAAACTGTGCCCCACGAGCTCGTATGCTTGCGTGTGTCATTAAAACCACGCGGTTTCCCAAGGAGGGCACATCTCCTCGTAGCGTGCGGGTGGTGCTGATTTGTTGTGAAAGCTCTGATTTGCTGCACCGAGTTTCAAGTGGTACTTGTCATTTTTAAATTCCTTTGCGTGTTTCACCTTCGGGTCTCTGTTGCAACGTGGTTAATGGTCAGAGGAGAGACTGAAAAACAGCCTTGTGTTTATACTTGTAGCTGGTCTCTGCGAGTCCTCTAAGTCACCTACTTAGCGTGCTGTCAGAAATCAGGCTTGCTGGGCAATCGCGTGGGATAGCTTCGACTTTGCAGCGGGGTGCGAGAGAGCGGGTTGCTCCGtgtcctggctctccaggagctACTGATGGAGGTCGAAAGCGGGACGCGAAgacaatgtttttttcctaaccaCAGCTGCACACCCCGCTAAGAATAGCTTCCTGCAATTCTTATCTTGGAATGAAAACCATTGCATTTTACTCCTTAGTCCTGATAAAGTTGTTTTTGCTGGAGAGCAAGTTCCACCTCCCTCTGTCGGCATCTCCAGGGCACAAAATGTAAACGTCTGAGGCTCTTAGCGGCTCGAGCGTGGCCCCGCTGTCGACCGTAGAAACTCCCCTGAGCCAGAAGCCTGCCTAGATGGTTCCTGGTAGCGAATATTTTGTGTTTGTGGTAGGAAGCAGAGGGAAACCTCCTTGGTTGTCTGTATGTGTGATGGTTGCTCCCCTGCTGAGGCCTCTGTGTCCCATCCGGGGCACTAGGGAAGGAGTGCGTCAAGTGGAGgatgcttcttcctctttctggtCTAGACGGGAATACGCTGGCTTGCGATAGCCAGGTGGGGCTGCACCAGCTCCGGTCCTGGTCTGGGCTGCGTGTCCGGCTGTTGGCGCTCCAGAGTCCTTCATGAGGAGACTTGTCCTCTCCTATGGGTGAATACAAGGTTTAGGCATGCAGGGCTGCCGGTTGACTGCTTTTGCAAACGTGAAAGCTTGGGGTAGATCCAAGAGGTGGTGAAGTGCCTTTAAATGAGCGTTTCCTCGGGGACGCGGGGAGGTTTGCAGTGCGGTGAgaaagagcagccccagcagtgctCGTGACTCAGGGGAGGCCTGAGCGCCCCAGGACAGGGCGGGCAGGATGTGTCCTGACATGCTGGTCCTCCTTTCGTCCGCACCTAGGAACCCGCATCATCTACGACCGAAAGTTCCTGCTCGACCGCCGCAACTCCCCCATGGCCCAGACCCCGCCGTGCCATCTCCCGAATATTCCCGGCGTCACCAGCCCCGGCTCTGCGGTCGAGGAGCCCAAAGCGGAGGTTAACAACCTGAACAATCACGACGGGAAGCCTTCGATGGGTAAGAGAGCAGCACTCCTGCTAACCCTGGGGATGGCTTTGCTGGGTCTGGCCGCTCGTTGGGGATATCCGCAGGCCTAGACGAACCTGCCGCTTCCCTCCCTCGCAGGGACTTTTCTTCTCGGTAACTGCTCAAAGTTGCAGGAGacttgtctgttttttaaatcatttcatgGGAATGCAGCGGTGTGAAGCTGGCTCCCCGAATCTCGTAAATAAAACGCCATCTTGTGCTGCTCTGGCCTGCAGGGACTTTGTTGGCTTTTAGCCTTTCTGACTGTCAGGCCCGGTGGGGCGCCCTGGGCTTCTGGGAGCCTTTCCTTGGTGTTTCCCCCCTTCCGTACGTCTCTCCCTTCCTCTAACACCTCGCTCTCTTTTGCCAGGGGACGATGCGCAGTTTGAGATGGATATCTGACCGGCCCATGGAGAGGCAGCACCTCCTGACACCTGTGCACACCTGATTCGGCTAGCAGGATCCGTACCCGGGAGGTGGAAGAAGCAGCAGCGGCAACAGTCTCCGTCAGCGTCCCCTCCTCACCCTTCCAGGTGCCAAAGGCTCAGAAGACCAGCTCCTCggccccttccccttcctcttcctctcttttaaaCCCTCGCCAGGATATACCGAGCTGAGGAACGCGTCTCTGACTTCTCGCACTTTAAAGGTGACCTGTGAAAGCACGCGCAGGCGAGAATACACCTTCCCGATATCTTGCCCCCCGGTCCACACCTCCGTCACCAGGAGCGGCAGGGAGACAGGCGATCTGTGGCTGGTGGATACGGCGTCACCCCTCATCCTCTGCCCGCCCGCCGCCTGATCGCGGCTTGCCGATGGCCCAGCCAGCGCGTGCCTGCAATACAGCGTCTCTAGTGCTTTTGGTCACTTGTGCTTTTAAAACTTGCTCAGAGGAGCGGGAAGAGGGCTGGTTTCTGCTCCCTCTGAGCCCCTTTGCCTCAGCAGTCAGAGCGCTCCTAGGTATGCAGGGGGCTGGTGTCTCTCTCTGCACATCGCGCTCTTTTTCTGAAGAAGGATTGCATTAATTTGTGTCAATCCTGCGTTTTACCCGGTTCTTCCCTTCCTGGCTTCTTTTTGAATAGCCTTTCTCCGTGCATTCAGAGCCTCTGTTTACTgttctgctgcttcctcctctgccctccttcccctttcccctcccgAAGGAACATTGCCCCAAAACTCCCGTTGGCAGAAGCTTCGCGTTTTTGTTTCACGTGAGTTCTGCTTGGCAGAGCCATCGGCTCCGAGCCGAGGGGGAGCTGACGCAGGAGGGCTTGCTATTCTCCTCGCTGGCTCTCCTTGGCGGCTTCCCCGTTCTGGCCCGTTTTTCTCCCGGTTTCTCTGGCCGGCCGCGTTGCAGACAAACACTGAAGGTACTTCAGAAACAGCTCGTTCCTGGTGCCTCTTTGAGCTCTCTTACACCAGTAACCATCCTGTCCTCACCCCATCCCCTTTCCAAAACTCGTTTTAAGGAATACCCATGAAAACTGAGGTTTTAAGCAGCTGACTCCCCTTGGCAGCAGCGTGGGTTCAGAGTTGCACCACCCTGCTTGCCCCTTCGCCCAGAAACTCGCCGGCGGTGCCAGCCCAGTGTGGCCGCCTTGCTGGCAGGATGGGGAGAGTGTTCTGCTGCCGCCCCGTGCGAAACGTCCCCGGGCTTGTGCCACCGGGCAGTTGTGGCCCTGCTCCTTCGGGCCTCCCTCACCTCCGGTCCCCTGCGCCTTGCACCCGCTGGCCCCGTTCCCTTTCCCGGGGTGCCTCGTGTCCCGGCCGGCTCGTGCAACCGAGCCTCCGCTTGCTCCGGGCTTTTCTGGTCCCCGCTCAGGTGCTGCTCTGCTGCCGAAGGGGTTACTTTTGGGCAACCCCCGGATTTTGGCTGGGGGCTGCGCATCAAGCGCAGTGCGTTGGGTCGAGTAAAACCTTTCTAGCCTGGCCCTTAGGTGCTGCCGGGGAACCGAGCTAGTTGCCGATGGCGTTGGGCAACGTACCCGGCAGTACACCAGTCAGAATCAGGGCAGCTTAGCCATACGTTGTGAAAAGCCCTTGTTTTTATTCTTGGTACTGAAAAGGGGCACTTTACTGGTAacttcctttttgggctggggtgAATGTGTCCTGAAAAGTGCTCTctctattgctttctttttttttaatttccccccTTCAAAATGTGAATAATACAGGAGCAAAATCCCTCTGTGATGTTTGCTGTCTCAGGAATCGGCTTGGTCCGCAGCGCGTGCGGGAGATGCGGGGCGTCCTAAAAGCTTGATGATCAGTgaagtaacttaaaaaaatgcGTTTGCCTGCTCTGTGCTCGCTCTCTGGCGTTGTTTGCCGGCGTTTTGTGCGAGAGGCGCTGCAGAGAGCTGGCTTGTCGGGAGCTCCCGCGTCCGGCGTGGCCGGTTCGGGTGAGCCCGGTGCCGGGGTGCGGGCGGAGGCTTTTCCGCTCTGCCTCATGTGTCACCACCAGCAGTTTCTGCAtcccggctgccgcggggccgaTGAGGCAGAACGGGCGGCAGCTTCGCTCCGAGGAGGAACCGGGGCCCGTCCCTGGACGGAGCAGACCCGAGCCGGGCGGCGCACGGAGGCGGCCAGGCCTGACGGGCAGTGCCGCTGCGGGAAAAACGGCAGCGCTGCCAAATCGCTGCCCTTGGCAGCTTTGCCAGCCCTGGCAGCGCGGCAGGGATAAGAGCTTGTCTGTTCTGCTCAGTCTAGTGCCTGGCATCCTTAAGTCCCCGGGAGATGCCATTTTTCTCTCTACATGTGAATTTTGAGTTTGAAGTAGAGTTCGACTAAGATCTGGGCGCAGTCGCTGCAATCGGGGATGCCGCAGTGCCTGCGGAGCGGGGGGAGCCGGCACCAGCTCACGCGCCGGTGTCGCCCCGCACAGCCGCAGCCGGAGTGCCGGGCTTTGCCGTTTGACCCTGGCAGCGCCTTTTTTGCAGGCAACCCTTCAGAAACGTTTTACTTCCCGTTACTAACAAACTGGAAGACCGAAGCCAGTCTTTCCCTTTGAGGATGACTCATCTGCTGCTTCCTCCCGGCTTAGCCTAAACTGTGAAAATGGGGCGATTGTTTCCATCCGGTTCTGCACTACCAGCACGGCTACAGCAGCGAGGGGAAAACTGCTGTCCTGGCACTATGCATTCAGGAGGAAGGGCAGTCCATAGAAATGTCGAcaaactttctttctttaaaaaaaaaaaaaaaaagccttaactCTTGTGTTTTTAAACCCTTGTGTCCCAAATCTTGCAGGCTAGGTCTTTCCCTGCGTGACAGCAGCCTCGAGGTGTGCTTCGAGCAGTAACCTTCACGCGGTTCACCTGGTGATGGGACAGTTCTCCTTGCTGTCTTGAGACCCTGAAGCGGTGCAGAGCCATCACAGCCGCCTGTAAGCTGCCTCCGAGCAGGGGAGCAGAGGTCCGGGCAGACTTTGGCTGCTGTCTTGGCTCTGGGAGCTGGTGCAGCCCGGAGCCCCACGACCAGCTCTTGCTTGCGCATTGGGACTAACTCCAGAGCTGGCGAGCACCAAGACCACGTGAGGCCACCACCTTCTTTCCTTGTATGCTTGTACTGACCTGCTACGTAGCGATGAAACCCCTGGGGCTCCGGAGGGCTGGAGAGGGCTGTCAGGGAGGGAGTTTGGTTTGTAGCCGTGTCTGTAAGTCAGCACTGGCCTGTTCCTGCTCTCGTCTGACTCCGGGTGAGAGCGAGCTGTTTGCACGTAGGTGTCTAGTGCCATTTCGGTTGCTGTAggctgccctgcctggctctggctgCCGCTCCAGGCACGTGGGGTCATCCGATGGTCCTGCATCATTTCTACTGGTCCTGTGTCATTTCGGCCAGTCACGTGTAGCTGCCTTGGCCGCTCTGTGCTTCTCCCAAGCGTGCTAGATACCTACAGGTGGCCAGACCTGCCTGGCGGGGTCAGGGGTCCGACATGCCAGATCGACCGCACACCTGATCTGGTTTCCAGACTTGCAGAAGGATCTTGCTACCCTATTTTGAACGATGAGCTCACCAAAGACAGCCTAGCGGTGGCTTGCTCCGGCTTGCAAGCTAGCTGGCTGCTAGCTAGTTCCCAGGGTGCTGGAGGAGTTTGCACAGCATACTCTCatcttctctggaaaaaaaacaggcagtagATACTCAGGAAAGGAGCAGTCAGGTGCCAGGTGTCACACAGCCTTGTTCCCTGCTGgcttcttgcccttctctggcTGTCAGTCTCTTCTGACAGATTAAAATAAGTGTGTCCAGCTCTTCAAGCTCTTCCATTGCATCCTTCCCCCCTCCAATATACCTGTAGGCACAAAAGATGACTTGCGAGAGGATTCGAGGAGGTGTCGGTGGTGGTCTCGTGTGCTCTCCCTGTTTGCCCCTTCCTTCTGCAAAAATGCTTCTCGGCATTTACACCCAGCTGAGAGCCAGCTTGGCCCTTCAGACAAGAGACCCTTCTCTTCCCAGGGAAAGCTTCAAAAGGGATCTTGACCTCCGAATGGAAACGCTCTCTTGCGTCCCTTTCTGAGGATATAAGCTGGCCATTCGGCCAGGCTACGGGCTACCAGACAGCCGCAATAAGCTGTGCGACTTGTCACAACTGTCTAAGGTCTTCCGAAGCTCCTTGAAGGAATTGCTTTCCTTTTCAGGCTTTGGCTGCACATACAGCGTGCCTTTGACAGCTCAAACATGTTTCGAACTGCTCTGTTCTCTGATCTAATTAGTCTGTGGATGCAGCATTTCTCCCCGGGGCTTTCAAATCTGTCTTGCTAAATCAGCCTCAGAGGGCAGGATGAAATCATTTTCTAATTATGCCCTTTgctctgcttcctctcttcccaCCCTGTTAGGGATCAGTTCTTGCATCTCTTCTTTCATCATTAAGATCTTGTGTTTTCTCTTGAGCATCTTGTGCAAATTACACCAGCGCCGGGCGGCTCTTTGGGATCTGGCAGCAGTTGGTGCTGGGGAAGATGCCGCTTAGAAACTGGGCATAGTGGGAAGACGAGGGGAGCTGGTGCAGCGTGTACCTGTGGCATCCTCCTACTCGTCTTCTCGGCTGGTTTAGTCATTCACCTGGCTCCGTGGCCTGTCTAGGAAACTGCCGAATGACACAGAGCTGGTTGGCTTCGTCAGCTGGTCACCGAGATGGGTCAAAACCTGGCCATCCAAGCGAAAGCCAGGAGCCTCCTCCGGGGAGATGCTTATCGCCTGAAATACCTGAATTTCATCTTCTGCCTAGATTTCAGCTGCCACTCGAGTGCCCGCTCCCCCTTCCTTCCTCAGAAGGGTGCCCAGGGTCCCTTTGGCGTCAGCCCGCCCAAGGTGGCCACTGCTGCTGTCTTCCATCTCGCTGGGACAGGGCTCTCCTCCGCGACGCCCCGTGCCTCtgctcccggccgcggcggggagacGCTTCCCCCGGCGAGGCGATGGTGCTGGCCTCGCCTGCCCGCCCTGCGCTCGCGACCTGCGCCTTGTGCTTTGCCTTCTCAGAGACAGTGTTAAAATCCTCCAGTCCGGCTGCGTGGTGGATTCATTCGGCATCAAAGATGCAGGgtttgtgcactttttttttttggtaatttattTCTCTAGGTGTGTTTGGTTCAGATTGGTGCAGTGTCTAGTTTTAAGCTACCATCTTCGATCTAATTTTCCACGTAGAGGCAAGAGTTAAAGGAGGTCAACTCTTTCAGGAGGTTTCTGCCACTCGTTTTGGTGGGGGGAAACCAAAACCAAGGAAATCTGAGGTCTCTCGGTAGCATGCCTCTCAACCACCCTTCCCTTTGGACTGAATCTCATGCCGTGTGGATTTGGCGTGAACTCGCTTTGCCAGGTCCTGAAATCGAGATGATTAGAGAGAAATGC
This window contains:
- the LRRC20 gene encoding leucine-rich repeat-containing protein 20 isoform X3 encodes the protein MQKKMGEAVARVARRVNDTVENQGDSLDLAECKLMTFPVGIYKAMRSVAGGIHRITLANNELKALAGRFVTTFSQLRELNLEGNYLHRLPEEVRSLLHLRAINLSRNRFRHFPEPLAAVGTLETVELEENEIAGSLQPQVGKLFSAKLSAGVQVL
- the EIF4EBP2 gene encoding eukaryotic translation initiation factor 4E-binding protein 2, with protein sequence MASAGGHQPSQSRAIPTRTVAISDAAQLPHDYCTTPGGTLFSTTPGGTRIIYDRKFLLDRRNSPMAQTPPCHLPNIPGVTSPGSAVEEPKAEVNNLNNHDGKPSMGDDAQFEMDI
- the LRRC20 gene encoding leucine-rich repeat-containing protein 20 isoform X1; translated protein: MQKKMGEAVARVARRVNDTVENQGDSLDLAECKLMTFPVGIYKAMRSVAGGIHRITLANNELKALAGRFVTTFSQLRELNLEGNYLHRLPEEVRSLLHLRAINLSRNRFRHFPEPLAAVGTLETVELEENEIADVPLELLAAMRSLRRLNLRANPLRAELRALARPLVPFELLVSPEGPQPAP
- the LRRC20 gene encoding leucine-rich repeat-containing protein 20 isoform X2, which encodes MQKKMGEAVARVARRVNDTVENQGDSLDLAECKLMTFPVGIYKAMRSVAGGIHRITLANNELKALAGRFVTTFSQLRELNLEGNYLHRLPEEVRSLLHLRAINLSRNRFRHFPEPLAAVGTLETVELEENEIAGHAAVARAQWRRSGPCPWGGSRCRALPLRTGAFSTAKPASNACDRSLGVI